The nucleotide sequence GCTTTGCATCTTTCTCTACGATCCGGCCAGTGAATTTGCGCTCCGGCAGGAGCTTTCCTTGCTGAAAACTCGCCTTGAGCAGAAGGGAAAACGAATCACTGTCATTTCACTCATGCAGTGCATGATGGAGGCGCTCGAAAGTGCTGGTGTCTCAGCCGAGGATCTCGTAGAGAACGAGCGAATGCTTGGCCGAAACGGCCACAAACAGGTTGCACAAACGGTTCACCAGGTTCTCAGCGAATACGCACCACTTGATCAACTGGTGCTGAGCAAAGTTCCAGAAAACAGCGATCCATTGCGTGACATTGTCTGGATCACGCGAGCCGGTGCCCTGTATCCGTGTTATCGAACGTCAACACTGATTGAACATTTTCAAGCGAAGTTAGAAATACCGGGTGTGCTGTTTTATCCGGGCGAGATTGTGCCTCCTGCGGGGCTCAGTTTCATGGGAGTGCATGAAGCAGAACACAACTACCGGGCAAAGATACTGTGATAGGAACGCGATAAATGGCACAGCAATACATCAAAGACATATTCGCAAGGGATATTCACCGCGACATCCGTGAAGTGATCAAAGTGGATCAGACGGATGAAGAGGTGATTCGCAGTGAAATTGGCGAGTACATCGTAACCAGGACGATCCTCAGTAATTTCATCGAGATTCTCGAATCCTACAGTGCCTCGGTCAACAAACCGAGTGACAGGATGGCGATCTGGATTTCCGGTTTCTTTGGCTCCGGTAAATCGAGTTTTGCAAAGTTGCTTGGGCTCGCTATTGCCAACCGACAACTTGGCAGCGACACCACCAGCGATCTACTGGCAACGCACATTGGAGACCCAAAGGTTCAGGTACTGATCAAGACGGTCACAGAGAAAATTCCTACCGAGGCAGTTATCTTCGACGTCGCTACTGAACGCGGTGTCATGCACGGAAATCAGATGCTGACCGAGATCATGTACCGGCAGCTTCTTGAGCACCTTGGCTACGCCTCAGATCTGGATCTGGCAGAACTGGAGATAACGCTTGAAGGTGAGGGGCGTCTGGATGAATTCAAAACGACCTACAAGACGCTCTACCCGAAGAAGGACTGGGATAAAAGCAAGAATCTGATTGCCTTTGCCATGAATGAAGCCAGTCGAGTCATGCATGAGCTGGAACCAGAAACGTATTCCTCGCCTGACTCCTGGATTCGCGGCGCGAAAGAACGGGCAGACATTAGCCCGAATCATCTTGCTGATCGATGCAAGGAATTGACTGCGAGAAGAGGTGAAGGCCGAAATCTTGTCTTTGTAATCGATGAAGTGGGCCAGTTTGTTGCCAGAACCGTCAACAAAATGCTCGATTTGCAGGGCATCGTTCAGGCACTCGGGCGTGTCGGCCAGGGGAAGTTCTGGGTCGTTGTTACTTCGCAGGAGAAGCTAAACGAGCTTGTGGGTGGACTGGATGATTCACGCGTTGAGCTTGCCCGACTCATGGATCGCTTTCCGCTTCAAGTTCATCTTGAACCAAGTGACATTTCTGAAGTCACCAGCAAGCGAGTGCTTGCAAAGAAGGGGGATGCAGAAAAGCAACTGGCAGAAGTGTACGAAGCCAATCGAGGGAGTTTGACAGCAAACACATCGCTTTCAGCCGACATCAAACTGCCGCAAGTTGGGCGCGAAAACTTTATCGACCTCTATCCGATGTTGCCGTATCAGGTTGATTTTGTGATCCACGTCGTTTCTGGTCTTCGCACGCAGGGTGGAGCCAGTCGCCACGTTGGAGGAGCCAACCGTACGGTCATCAAGCTTGCTCAACAGCTACTCGCTCATCCGAAAGTGGGTCTCGGTGAGCAGGA is from Crateriforma conspicua and encodes:
- a CDS encoding BREX protein BrxB domain-containing protein is translated as MRDWKSRLRDTLEPLLSSEDPRPDISAYKDMPLCIFLYDPASEFALRQELSLLKTRLEQKGKRITVISLMQCMMEALESAGVSAEDLVENERMLGRNGHKQVAQTVHQVLSEYAPLDQLVLSKVPENSDPLRDIVWITRAGALYPCYRTSTLIEHFQAKLEIPGVLFYPGEIVPPAGLSFMGVHEAEHNYRAKIL